The genome window CATCCCAAAAGACACTTTCCAACGCCTTCTTCACTCCAACCTCCAATATCGGTCTCGAAGGCTGCTTCCCCGTCCTGTCCAAAAACCTGAGATACTCATCAAGAATAAGATACGACTTCGCCATCAAACTATTCGGCTCCGGCACCAACGACGGCTGACCCCTGTGTCTCTCACAAaacccctcaaactccccatCCGAAATAGTAAACTTGTGCCCATTCCTCAGCGTCTCCTCCGTGTCATTCTCCCCCGCCACAATCAACACCTGAAAGCACTTCCACCGAAAAGGCTTCAGCTCGCCAATCCGCTCATTCATATCCTCCATGTAATTCAACCGGTTAACAACGGTATTAATCTTGAACAAAACCCCATACTTCTCACACCACCTGGCAATCTCACACAGCTTCTTCACCTGGGTTCCTGTCCCACGCCCAATCTGGATATTGGTCGCCTCGTCAAACGAGTCGCAACTGACAGCGAGGATGTCAAGGTTTTTGCCGTGCTTGCGGAGGAAGTCCTCCCTGATTAGGCTACCATTGGTGACGATGGAGACTGACTCGAGTTTGAGGTCTTGTTTGCAAAAGTCGATCATTTCGCCGAGGAACTTGGGGTAGAGGAAGGGCTCGCCGCCGGCAAAGTTGAGCTTTCTCATGCCGGCGTTGGCGAGGAGACGGAGACCTTCTTTGGCGCGGTTGGGGTCTTCGATGTAGCTTGTGCTTGCGGTGTGGAAGCAGAAGCCGCAGGTGTAGTTGCAGCGGCGGGTGAAGTGGTAGTTGACCGAGACGGGGATTTGGCCGCGGTTACGACGGGTGTGGAGATGGTGCAGAGAtatgaagatgatggtgaagagggcTAGTAGCCACATTATGGTTCCCATATTgggtgtgttgttgggtcAAAGGCTTGTGTTGTTATGATTTCGCTTTGGGGACAGAAGAATGAAGAGTGAGGGATGAGATGCCAAATGAATGACTTAAGAGGGCATACAGTAGGCCTCACACGTGCCCCCAATTCTTCAGTGACGAGAAAAGGTGTGGGCTATGAGGGGCTCATAGAAAGCTGAGGCGAACACTGTAGGCCTCGCCCAGTCATCAAGCGGGGAGTCTACAACCTCTTTGACTCATGCGGATCCTTGCATGTGGCTTGCAAAGTTCTGCTTAAGAAGCAAACAATTCATCGAGGACTCAGCAGTCACCCTGTTATTAGGTGGACAGATTCTAAGCTCATCTTTTGGTCTCTTTCTCTTGCCTTTGAGACACTACCATAGGAGAATGAAACATCAACAACTCAGCAATGGTGCCAGAAGCCCGTAGAACTCGCGACCTGATCTTTGTCATCGGTAAAGCCATCATAGTATCACTACCCCAACATTTCATTCTTGGCTGACCGCTTCTCAGGTGCTCCCGGAGCGGGAAAGGGTACCCTCTGCAAAATGCTGGCGGAAGCTAACAACGTcgaccacctctccctcggaGACCTTTTACGGCAAACCGTGTCATCACCCAACGCAGACCAATTAATCGCCGGGTGCATCCACCGTGGAGAGCTCCTACCAACACATATACTCCACGAACTTTTGTATCACCGCGTGGCCCAACCTGTATCCTCTACCGCTGCTCGACCCCTCCTGCTGGATGGTTTTCCCCGGCGGTTGGACCAGGCTAGAGAATTTGAAGCAGTGGCAAGTACCCGAACTGGCGCACTTTACTCATTATTTCGGGAGCTGGCGGCTGAGTCTGTTAACTGACACCTCGCAGTTTGGACCCCCAAAGCTCATTCTATTCTTTGACTGTCCCGAAGATCTCGCGAGAGAAAGGGTTGTCACGAGAAAATTAGGTCGAATTGGCGACACAGTTGAGATGTTCGACAAGCGGTATTCCGAGTTTCGCGAGTCAAACCCGCCAATCGTGAGCCATTACGCGAGACCCGAGGGCAGGCTAATCACAGTATGTCGTAAAGAATACCGTCTTTTGAGAGTGTCACTAAGATGAATAGATCGACACCAGTGGCGCAACAGAAGAATCATATCAGAAGCTGCAGGCTGCTCTGGGTAGCAGTGAGGAATGGGCAGCTCTGACTTCCGAAGCCCCGAAGTTCCCCGTCGAATGGTTACGAGAAATGACAGACGATCAGGCCCACAGTTAGTGCAAGTCAAAACAGAGCTGAGAAATTATAGAGAAGCAGGCCTTTGGTATAGTTGGTGTACAGTGCTGCCGACGGATGGTGATAATGGTGATTATGATCTCTTCTGCCCCATCATCTCAAAATAAGCCGTCAACTTCCCCACCGGCCTCCCCTTCCTAAACGCCCACCCATACCTCCTCATAAACTCTCCAATCCTCtcatccatcctctccatctcccccatcttctcctcctcactcgcCTCCCCATCCAGCACCCTCTGCAGCTccacctcgccaacctcgtGTCCAAAATCCATATTATCCCTCACAATCCTGAACTCCTCATCCGCGATCCACGTCTCACGGGTGGTAACAAAATCCGCCATGATGCCCAGCCCAAAATCCTCTTTTTCATGAGCTTGAATCCCCGTGATATTCTCGACACAAGCCGCAATGTCGCTCACCCTGTTGAGCTCCTCAAACCGCGAGTTGGTAAAGTCACCGCCTTTTCGAATCTTGGCTTCCCATATCCCGTTGCGGCGGCGGATCCAggcgccggaggaggagaggaggttaGACTTGTCGTAGTAGGTGTCGCGGAttgtttggagggggagtgagCGGAGGGATTGGAAGGGTGGGATGCCGCCGTTTTGGGTAAGGTggcgggcggcgagggagtgGAATTTGCGTTCGACTTCTAGGATGCAGGGGGAGAGGACTTTCTGGAGGGGTGGCCGGATAGCCATTGGTAGGTGGGTGTGTTGGTTTCTGTGTGCATTCGGTTTGAGTGAGAAGTCGAGAGGATTAAAGGACACTGAGAAAAGTGTGAGCAAATGTGGTGAATGCAATGAGGCCTACAGTCGGAAGTTCTCACTTAAAACCTGTGTGTAACCAACAACTTTTGGTGGGGCAAGAGTGAATGGGAGcaagtgagtgagtgagcaGCGAGTGGCCTGTGCTTGCAAACAGATTTGACAACGATTTGTAAACATCGCAAAATTACCATCTATGATACATCCAAAATTCCGATCACCCGTCCCCGGTTTCACACACCTCAGAATAACAAACCTTACAGAGAAACAACCAACTTGGTCCCACTaacaccccccctcaactTCTCCAACCCTGCCCCAataacccccaaccccttaCCCACAACCTCAATCTCCAACGGCATCTTAAACCGTCCCGATTCAACCAAATCCACCAATTTCGTCATCGCCGCCCCGCCCCCATCAGTCTGGAACGCCATCCGGCCAAACACCGTCGCGGCCTTGACCCCCTCCGACAcctccaacttctcccccGTCATAACATGACTATACAGCTTCGGCCCATCCTCTCTAAACGCCCCAAAGATCTCCTTGTTCCCTGCCATCGCCCCAGCAACAGTATCAATCATTGcgtcaacccccttcccattaGGCGAGGCGTCACGAACCGCCTTGGCGATTTGATCGGGCTTCATGTTGCGGTCGACGCAGGTTGTCgcgccgagggaggtgacTTTCTGGTTGTGGGCGCGGGAGTTGGTTGTGATGATTACCaggtgggggagggcgtCACGCAGGAGTTGGACAGCGGAGGCGCCCACGCCGGAAGAGCcaccgatgacgaggaccgAGGTcaaaagggggggtttgatctggggttgggtggcACCTGGGGTCATCGGACTGGTGAGgtcgtcgaggttggggatCCTCTCGTTGGGGAGCTCCctgaggtgggggagggggacgcCGAGGcctttgatgatggaggctACGGCTGTGAGGTAACAGATTCTGGGGGAAGCAAGATTAGCAAGAGATACAGTGTGGAGCGAAAGGGGGTTGCTCACGGAACAGAAGCAGCCTGCTCAAAAGTCCAAGCTGTGGGCTTGCGGCAGGCGTAGTTGGCCGGGACGGTCGTTACATCCTGGAAAGCGCCGGCACGGCCACCATGGCCAGCCAAGCTCATGACCGCATCACCGGCCTTGAACCCCTGAACATTCttaccaacaacctccaccacaccAGCTGTGTCGATGCCGAAGATCTCGGGCCAAGAATCGACCATCATCCCATGGTGAAGATTCTTCCAGTCGAGGGGGTTCAGACCAACAGCACGGTTCCGGATGCAAATCTCGTTCGGCCCAGGAACTGGGTAAGGTGCGTTGATCAGCTGGAACGGACCGCCTTGTCTGGCAGCGATGTACTGCTGGATGCCTTTCGGGGCGGCCGAGCTGGCGTTTGGAGACATGTTGGTGAGAGTGTCGAGTGTTGAGAGACAAATCTTGTCTGAGTGATCTCTGCTGCTTCAAGAGATTACATATGAGATGGGATCAGGTTTTGCTCCCGGGGAGGCGAGATTCAGGGGTGACGTCGCCATTCTCCGGCGTTCCGTAGCGCGAGTGTCTTGACTCGAGCAAAACTGCCATTCACCGAGTTAGATACTGTGACTGACTGGCTTCAAAGCGCGCCGTTGAGCCGCCGTTCAAAGGCCGGGTGCCGTTAGTTTAAGCTTCTTTACCCCTGACCCCTTTCCCGAGACAGTGGGGCCGGTCGGCCCCGGCACGTCGGAAGTGGGACCCGGGATTGTGGGGCACCTCGGCCAGCCCCGCTGTCACACCACCGTCCACCTGTGCTTGTCacgccatcaacatcacctcACCGttttcccaacccaacatcaTGGAAGAGGGGAAGCACCAGTATCGGGTGTAGTGTTGCTCATCTGTCTATAAAACATCGGTTTTGCCACTTCAGTCAATACAGCTGTCTCTCCCATCATTGTTACAACAGATCTCTTCAATACTTCTTGCAGACAAGCCACATACATacccaccaccgcaacaCAGCCTAGGTGACTGTTACGTTTTCAGGTTCACTCGCAGCAAAAATGAACCATACCAACACCGCCAGCCATCAATCACCAAaacctcaacacccaccagaggagcaccatcaccatcaccactggTACCACCTCAGCCAGCAAGCTCTCCTATCAGGGCTGATGTGCATGTCATGGGGTGCACTTCCCCCTGATGCAGTCGAGTACCTTGCCAGTCCAAGTCATGCACCCGACTCGGAGTCCATTACTGGCGTTCATCATCACACCTTGTACCCTGTTTTGTCTCACGGTTCAGCGCATTCCGCATCGCGCTCAAAGTAGGGAAGGCAACGAATTTGATGATTAATGATTACGATTTTTGATACCCCAAAACTGTTAGTAAGCCCCAAGGCAAACATCTCATCCCTGCTTAGACTGACAGCCCAAGGATTGGAACTTTGCGTGGTCTTTTAGGCGAGAATTGGCCGAGGGATGCAATGAAGGAGATTTTCCGCAATTCGAGCAAGGGCTTCATGTTGCTCTTAAAGCTAGCCAATGCTACTTAATTTTGATCATTTCTGAGACCTGCTGCGTACCAGTGACAGCTACTCTCGCTTCGTCTGAGGCTGAGGAACAAATAGCCAAACGATTGCCGAGGCCGATATCAGGCCCACAAGGACAGGCTGCAATACCGAGACTCCAACGTGGGCGCCCAGTATGCCGGTGACGATCGGGAACAGAGAACCACCAAGCTGGGCAAAGACGAAGAGAAAGGGCAGTGCTGTAGATCTGATGTCGGGAGGGAAGAGCCGCGTGCCCACCCCAAGGGCCTGTTGGCGACTGTTAGCTAAAACCCCGATTCATGAAACCAGATTAGGCAGGTTGGGTACTGACAGTCGCAAAGAATGGCCCGAGAAAGAACCCCAAGAAGCTGATGGCGACCGAGGCAGCAATGATGTTGGGAACACTGTAACAAGTCTCGATTAGCCTCACTGCCCCACACAATATCTCCTGTCCTGCCACCATGTGATGATGCTTACAGCCAGAATACCAGCTGAAACGCTAGACAGAACAGGCAGTATATGAATATCATCCGCCGCTCGCCGAATTTGTGTGTTGGATCGGGCAGAAGGAGGCGACCCAAGAGACAACCGCCGCTGAACCCAGCTGGAACGTATCCCATCTGCCCCAAGTCGCCATCGCGGACATCCACGAGATATTCCACAACCCATCCACCAGCGGTGACGCAAACCCCGagatggaagaagaaaaacagaCTGATTACCCAAACGCTTCGCGTCGTGAGGGTCTCTTTGATGAGGGCCGAAGCGCTTTTCTCGGGAGCCACAGTACCGGGATCAAGAGCACGCACATGGGGTCGAAGGCAGAATGTATCCCGAAATGCCACCATGGCCAGTGCCAAGTTAGCAACACCCAAGCCCAGAGGTACGGTGTAAAACAAGTACCACTGCGAAGATCCGTCTCCGGAAGGCGATGACGCGATGGGGGAGGCAGCGAATGGCGCAACGAGACATCCTGCCATGTACATGGCATGGATAAAACCAAGCCAGCGGTGAACAGTCAGACCCTTCTCAGTGGCGACGTAGGTGTTTGCCTGTGTGTCCTGGAAAGCCTGTCCGATGCTGGCAAACcagaaggtggtgatgaacaAGCCAAACGGCGGCGTGGGCCATGCTCTCAGTGCATGGGCGACGACTTGGAAGGCAGCGCCTAAAACCATCATAGCTCCAAGATCAAGGCGATGATTGAGATGTGTGTTGGACAAGGCGGCGGATAACCAGCCCACGAAACTCGCCGCATATCTTGTCTGTGTCAACACGATGCCTATATGCCTATGTTGGTCGAATGAGCGAGAGCGTCGAACTTACAGGGCAGACACAATGGCAGTGGTTACACCATAGTCGCGGATGATGTGTGGTATCAAGGCACCGATGCTACCGTCGTTGACACCGGACACAAAAAACGAGAAAGCAGCGCTGGCGAGCTTCAAAAGAACTGACTTGGTGAGCCCTTGGGCCTGACCATCTTCAGAGGGGGGAGAATCGTCCACTTGGAAAGAAGCTCTTGCTGTGGATCGTGATGCATTCTCGGCATCGCTCGGAGGTTCAACTGTGTAGGTGGTTGTGGCTGCTTTGGACATGGCGGATATTCGTTATGTGTATCAATCTCCCGAGCCTTGATACCTGGCTTGAGGGACCTAGTCGTGGGCAAACGAAATCCTGACCGGACAGCATTTTATCAGTGTTCATGGAGGACAAGGGCCAAGGAGCGCATTTGTCAGGGTTGCCAACTTGGGATGATCCCCAGACCTCGTCGGTGTCATGCCTTCGTTTCCCCGCTGATTTGTGTGGGTTTTATGGCGGGGATCACTGGCTCAAACGTGCCGAAATGGCTAAACTTCGGTGGGCAGTGGGTGTCTCGCTTCAGTGGCATGGCTAAAAGTCGGAGACCTGCACCAACCACGGCCACTCTGCCGAGAGATCACGATCACAGAAGTGCTCCTTTTCCCGACCTTTTCCCGATTTACACGCTCCGTTGTTGCTCTTCTTGCTCAAATGGCGGAAATCAAGACCGAGATAATCAAGATAAAAGGGCGAGGTGCTGTCCTCACGAGAGAGATTGGATGAAATGTCCAAGTCCAGACACACCTCAAGCAACCACCATGACATCTCCCTCAGTCTACGACAACTTTGTCTGGCGCGAGATCAGCCCTGGCATTTGGCAGCGTGACGCcgacgaggccgaggtgTTCTACTCTTCTTTGGTCAAACAGTATGCAGGGAGCGGCCGCATGCACTTCGCTATCACTGGCCATGTGTCGTTGACTATCCCGGTTCTCGAAGGCCAGGATGCCACTGCGGTCGCGCCCAGATTCGACGCAGCTCTACAAGCCGCATGGCTGAGACTTCGACATCAACTTCCCAGCATCGGTGCCCAAGTTCACTTTGACAGCCATGAGCAGAAATGGAAGAAGACATACACGATTTTGCCCGATGACGGCGCCCGCGCCGCCTGGCTTGACAAGACGTTTCACTTCATTACAGACGGGCAGACTGGAGTGGAATGGGCCAATTCGGACCCTCCTGCTCCAGAGCTTGCGACATTGTTTGTCGTTGCCGTACCTACTTCTCCGAACTCAGGGGTCCGCCGTGACATCGTCCTTCGCTCCCCTCACGACATCATTGATGGCATTGGCACTCTACAACTTCTCAATGCCTTCGTTCATCACGCCTCACAGGCTTTGGGTGAGTGCTCAACCATGCAACTTGCCATCCTCGATGGCTCCGAAACAGCACGCCTGAGTCCACCTTATCGAGTGGCTGCCGCTGTTCCTCCAGTTCCCACTCCCGAGCAGAAAGCGAAACAAGCAGCACTACAAGAGGCCAACAACGCACCCCAAGATCTAGCAGTTGGGAGCATCGGCATTCCATATCGTCAAGGCGCTCCCTTACCTGGTAAACATCAACGAGTCGCTCATACCATTTCTGCCGATCGTGCCTCCTCACTGCTGGCGGCGCTCAAGGCTATTGGTGCGACGCCGACCCATGCGTTCCACGCTGCCATTGCCATGGTAGTCCGCGATCTCCATACCGAGAGCCTGTCGGCGCCGCCTGATGCTGGCGCCTTGGTCAAGTACATCAACTACATTCTCCGGAATGAGCGTCAAAGCTGTCAGCCGCCTTTCAACGGGCCTCATCATGCAGCAGCCGTTTATCACTCTGTTTCTGGGGCAAAGCTTGCTGTAACGATGCCGGCCACCGTCTTTGCCGATGCCAGCAAACGAGACGACGAATTTCTCGATATCTTGGCTCAAATTCGACAGTTCTACCACTCCGTGCGTGACGACAAAGACCACTTTGCTCTGGCGCCATACATCTGGACGGCGgccaccccttcccttccattGCCTCAATCCGAGAACGACAAGTGGGATATTCCGGTCCCGCCGCCCAATTCCAAGCCCTCTGTCTCCATTTCCAGCATGGGCGTCATCGACAAACTAATTGTTTCGCGCGTCGGTGAGGTAGAGGTTCACAACCCCTGGGTGACCGGTGAGGAGCTGGGCACTGGACTGGGGTTGTTTCTCGGGACATTTAGAGGAGAGATGGAGCTTAGTGCCGCGTTCAACGAAGCGTGGCATACAGCGGAAGAGGTCCACGGGTTTTTGGACAGGTGCGAGAGGATTGTTTTCGGTTGGGTTGATCGTAGGTAATGGAGGATGTGTGTCAATCGACGGTCCTTAATTTACACAAACCCTTTTTGACGGCCATTTGCGTGTCTGGGAGGCGATTTGTGACACATTGGGCAACTGGGCAGGGCTGTTAGGGCCTCAGGGGTAGCTACCCGTTAGCGATATGAATACCAAGTCCAACCTGCATTTGCAAGTCGCTTTGGCGGAGTGGTTAACGCGCGGCCCTGCTAAGGCCGTTTCTTCGGAAGCGTAGGTTCGAATCCTGCAGGCGACGTTCACTTTTTGCATTTCTTTTACAGCCTGATCATTATgtaattctttttttccccgcTTTCCAGGAGGAACTTAGGTTGACAAGGTCGGGACGTAGCACAATGCGGAAGCCTAACTCAACGACGAGTGACGATCAACGGAAACTTATAGTTGGGCATCAGCTCGCAATTCAACCTTTTtcgctcttttcttcctccatTGTCGATCTGATCACCATGCCTCTTGTGTTTCTCTGCGGGGAATGTTGAAGCGGCGTTGCACAAATGAGGTTCAAAGTGCGGCCCCCACATTCTTTGCAGCGCTCCAGACCACCAGACTTCCTTCTTTCACGTTTGCTGCAGTCAGCGGGCGGTGCAGGCAACAGTCACACCTTCTGGAAACCTTCCACCCCAGGGCACCTGGTACATTCTCAACATAAGGTAGAGCCCTACCAACATCATGGTCTCCGAGCACCGGCCGGGCAACTTATATATCACCCATTTACGAGACCCATAACAATGCTGCAATAGACAACAGCCCATTCTCCCACAGATCTTCCACCCCGCCTTTGTCTTGACCCCATGCCCCCCATTCAACCCCGCGGCGTCGGCCCTACCGAGTCCTTCGTCTTTCCCACAGGCACCGTCAAAGACAACCTTCGGACTTTTTTTCGAGCTTGCGAACTGGGCAGCACCAGATATGTCGAGAAATGTATCAAATCTCTTTCTCCTGCGGGCAGGGTGCCGCTCTTGAACTATAGCACCAGTTCAAAGAATCGTCTAAAAGCGCTGCACCTTGCGGCCCAGGCCGGCCATAACGATATTGTCCGGTTGTTACTCGAAGCGGGAGCACAGGTTGATGTGGCGGCTGAGGAGGGCGTGACACCTCTGGCCTGTGCAGCCGCCTCGGGACAGTCTGGGACTCTTCAGATTCTCCTGGAGCATGGGGCTGATCCGCATCGCCTCATGGAGGATGGGCTCACCATTATTTCTCATGCTGCCAGGTCAGACGTGGTGCGAGGACAGGCGGATACCATTGCCATGCTGATTGAACACGGAGTTGATCCCAATGCCATCGACGAGACGCCCAAAAAGTCAGCCCTGAACTGGGCCTGCAGTCAAGGCAATCTCGCTGTGGTGAAGATTCTTCTCGACCCAAACATTGGTGGCGTCAAGCCAGGTGAGATTCTCGGCGAGGACGGGTGGACAGCCCTTCACTTCGCTGCCCGATGTCAAGTGTTCGCCGGCAAGGACGTCACCCAGTACCTCATACGCGCAGGGATGGATCAGACAGTCGGAGACATCGACGGCTGGCTTCCTATCCACTACGCGGCTAAGTACGCCAACGTCGTCACCCTCGGCTACCTCATCCATCAAAAGCCCGGGCTTTCCCAACTCATCGAAATCAAAACTGATACCGGCGGCACCCCTCTTCATTGTGCCTGTGATGAAGGGGAGGCAATCAAGTGGCTTCTTCGACATGGCGCAGACGTCAATGCTCAAGACGATGAAGGCGACACGCCGCTGGGCTTGTCGTGCTATGACGGGATAGGCGATACTGTgaacctccttctccaggcCGGAGCGGACCCAAAGATTCAAAATGAGGAGAAGCGAACCGCGCTTCACTGGGCTGCAAGAGGCGGGGCGGTTAATGCCGGCCGGGGGCTGCTCAACAAGTGCCCGGCTATTTTACATATCAAGGACGAAAAGAACCTTTCTGCTATGCATCTAGCCATCAGGAAGTTTGAGCCAACTTTTGCTGAGATGCTCCTGGATGAGTTCTACCCGGAGTATGCAACAAATCTACACGGGGATTTGACGGCTGTGCATGAGCCTTCGGGAGAAACACCTTTGATATCGGCGGTGAAGAGGTTTCAGGTTGGAGTGGTGGAAAagttgttgaagttgggggCCGAGGCTGATGTCAAGGATAAGAGCGGGAAGACGCCGTTGGTGTATGCCAGTCGGGCAAGGAAGCATAGTGAGAAGTTGGTTGAAATGCTGCTGGATCATcaggcggcggagaaggctaaggaggcggcggagaaggagacggGGGGTGAGAAGATGCCGATGGAGTTGCAACATATGCTTCAGTTTTTGAAGAcggtgttggaggagcaggagagggagtgaTGTGGTCAGATTAAAGGGAAGTAAGGTTTCAAACATTTGCTCTGATCTGGAAATTAGAGTAGGTACTTGTTCTTACCCAGCCATGAGTGCCGTGTTGTTCTAATGTGTTATTTGTCTTAGGAATCGCGATGATATATCGGAATAGCCGTACCTTTACCTAACATTGTTCACATTCAATGTCACAGAAACAACACACCAGACACGATTAGCTACGACTAATAATTTCAAGGACTCTGACCGTCGCTTGATAACAAGTACCCCGTACCATAGGAAATTCTCTGCTGCGTTACAGTCGCTGCGGGCTAGTGACGTCATTGCGCTTGTGTCGGATATGGAGGTTCATCTAACATTGAGAACCTTTCAAAACCACGCCGGGCTAGCACATTTGGAAGCCAACAGGGACAATAAATGTTATGGTCATGACTACAGCTTATCCTCTACATTAGACCTGGATAACCGTGACATGTTCGCCATCAGAAAGGATAGTGTAGTGATGTCACCTAGGGTTAGGGCTCAGCGCGGTCATGCCTGTCTCATGTGAGCGGAGCTAGGTTGCTTTCCAGCCGAAATCCGAGCCCCTCTGTGGGTCGCCACTCGTCTCGATCTCGATCTTGCATTCCCAAAGACGTGTGCGCCGAAAATCCCATGGAAATCAATGCGAAAATCTTGGAACCGCAGCCATGGCAAAATATCCATGACCCTTTTAGGAGTAATCACCCTATCGCCCTAACAGACAACCATTGGGCTACGAGAGGCGCTGCTTCAAATGCGGCCGGAGAGAGCGAAGAGTTTGGGGGAGCAACAAGACTTGGACGCTAAGGTACGAGAACTTGGCACAGAAACATTCTGGTCTTGTCTGGCTTTCCGCCGCAACCAAGTTGACACCACTCAACCCGCCCGCCCTGGGCCTGGACTGGGGGTACAGAGTACAGGCACGCTCGCCAGCCTTTTTGGGTTGCGTCCGCCACCAGGAAATACCAGGTCTTTGATCCTTCCTCTGCAATCTGCAATCTTGCTTGCACCGTCTCCATCAAACTGAACGATGTAGGCAGAGCAAGACCCACTTGCCCTCTAGCCCTAGCATCCAACGCCCTAGAATGTCGGTTCATGGCCCCGAGCCACCGGTGCCGGCCGTTGTGGCAGCAAGTGACGCCGTCGAGGTGAAGAGCTCTGAGCGAGCCAGGCAGAGAGAGATCGCAGCGTACGTCGCCCACGCCCGCGCCCAACACCTTGATCTCACTCACCTAACTGTGACCCTCCTGTGTAGTTAcctcttggccgcctcgTTCCCTCCAGATCTCCCCGCCGCTTTCGCCGAAAAGGCCACGCTGAACTCGGATCCCATCCTCAATGGCCTCACTCAACTCGGCGCCCTGCGACTGGGCTGTGACAGAGCCTTTGTGTCTCTCATCGATAGAACATACCAATATGTCGTCTCGGAGATCACGCGATCACATTCGCTTTTTGACTTGATCTCCGACCCGGGAGACACCATCGCGATAGGTGTTTGCAAGCTGAGGAATTGCGATGGTGTGTGCCCGGCAACCATGAACGCGTTTATGGACGAGACAGGTGAATGGGTGAAAACAGGACCCGATGTCATTGCGAATAGAACGAGATATatcatcaa of Podospora pseudopauciseta strain CBS 411.78 chromosome 7 map unlocalized CBS411.78m_7, whole genome shotgun sequence contains these proteins:
- a CDS encoding uncharacterized protein (COG:M; EggNog:ENOG503Q0C8) gives rise to the protein MPPIQPRGVGPTESFVFPTGTVKDNLRTFFRACELGSTRYVEKCIKSLSPAGRVPLLNYSTSSKNRLKALHLAAQAGHNDIVRLLLEAGAQVDVAAEEGVTPLACAAASGQSGTLQILLEHGADPHRLMEDGLTIISHAARSDVVRGQADTIAMLIEHGVDPNAIDETPKKSALNWACSQGNLAVVKILLDPNIGGVKPGEILGEDGWTALHFAARCQVFAGKDVTQYLIRAGMDQTVGDIDGWLPIHYAAKYANVVTLGYLIHQKPGLSQLIEIKTDTGGTPLHCACDEGEAIKWLLRHGADVNAQDDEGDTPLGLSCYDGIGDTVNLLLQAGADPKIQNEEKRTALHWAARGGAVNAGRGLLNKCPAILHIKDEKNLSAMHLAIRKFEPTFAEMLLDEFYPEYATNLHGDLTAVHEPSGETPLISAVKRFQVGVVEKLLKLGAEADVKDKSGKTPLVYASRARKHSEKLVEMLLDHQAAEKAKEAAEKETGGEKMPMELQHMLQFLKTVLEEQERE